In Eubalaena glacialis isolate mEubGla1 chromosome 3, mEubGla1.1.hap2.+ XY, whole genome shotgun sequence, the following are encoded in one genomic region:
- the RGS18 gene encoding regulator of G-protein signaling 18 yields METSLVFFSQLNMCEPKEKTFFKLIYGSGKEETSKEAKIRAKEKRNRLSLLVQKPEFHEDTLSSRSGQLAKETRISPEEAVIWGESFDKLLSHKDGLETFTRFLKTEFSEENIEFWIACEDFKKSKDPQQIIHKAKAIYEKFIQNDAPQEVNLDFHTKEIVTRSITQPTLHSFDAAQSRVYQLMEQDSYTRFLKSDIYLDLIEGRPQRPTNLRRRSRSFTYNEFQDVKSDVAIWL; encoded by the exons ATGGAAACatcattggttttcttttctcaatTAAATATGTGtgaaccaaaagaaaaaacttttttcaagTTAATATATGGTTcgggaaaagaagaaacaagcaaAGAAGCCAAAATCAg agctaaggaaaaaagaaataggctAAGTCTTCTTGTGCAGAAACCTGAGTTTCATGAAGATACTCTTTCCAGCAGATCTGGGCAATTGGCCAAAGAAACAAG AATCTCTCCTGAAGAAGCAGTGATATGGGGTGAATCATTTGACAAACTGCTTTCCCATAAAG ATGGACTGGAGACTTTTACCAGATTTCTTAAAACTGAATTCAGTGAGGAAAACATTGAATTTTGGATAGCCTGTGAAGATTTCAAGAAAAGCAAAGACCCTCAACAAATAATTCATAAAGCAAAAGCAATATATGAGAAATTTATACAGAATGATGCTCCACAAGAG GTTAACCTTGATTTTCACACCAAAGAAATCGTCACCAGGAGCATCACCCAACCCACCCTCCACAGTTTTGATGCTGCACAAAGCAGAGTGTATCAGCTCATGGAACAAGACAGTTACACACGTTTTCTGAAATCTGACATCTATTTAGACTTGATAGAAGGAAGACCTCAGAGACCAACAAATCTTAGAAGACGATCACGTTCATTTACCTACAATGAATTCCAGGATGTAAAGTCAGATGTTGCCATTTggttataa